From a single Centropristis striata isolate RG_2023a ecotype Rhode Island chromosome 14, C.striata_1.0, whole genome shotgun sequence genomic region:
- the LOC131984494 gene encoding serine/arginine-rich splicing factor 10-like — MAKYMRPPNTSLFVRNISDESRPEDLRREFGRYGPIVDVYIPLDFYTRRPRGFAYIQFEDVRDAEDALHSLDRKWVCGRQIEIQFAQGDRKTPNQMKSKERHSPGRSSRYDDYDRDSRRRRSRSRSYERYRSRSPSYDRHRRRSESPRESRGRVYGGRSRSREDERYRHRPRRESRGRSRSRSKSVSPRETVNPPSTSHYTEEEVRRTHSQSRSRSRSASRSRSRSRSRSRSWAGRKSGGR, encoded by the exons ATGGCCAAATACATGAGGCCCCCAAACACGTCTTTGTTCGTCAGAAACATCTCCGATGAGTCCAG GCCTGAGGATTTGCGGCGTGAGTTTGGCCGATATGGGCCGATAGTGGATGTCTACATCCCACTTGACTTCTATACACGCCGACCAAGAGGATTTGCATACATTCA ATTTGAGGATGTGCGTGATGCAGAGGATGCTCTTCACAGCCTGGACAGAAAGTGGGTTTGTGGCCGGCAGATTGAAATCCAGTTTGCCCAGGGTGACAGAAAGA CACCCAATCAGATGAAGTCAAAGGAAAGACATTCTCCAGGCAGATCCTCTCGATACGACGACTACGATCGCGACAGCCGGCGCAGACGTTCACGCAGCCGCAGCTACGAACGATACAGATCACGCAGCCCTTCTTATGATCGTCATCGCAGACGATCGGAGAGTCCTCGAGA GTCTCGTGGAAGGGTGTATGGAGGAAGAAGCAGGAGTCGCGAGGATGAAAG ATACAGGCACAGGCCTCGGAGAGAGTCCAGAGGCAGATCTCGATCCCGCTCCAAATCCGTATCTCCACGAGAAACTGTCAACCCGCCTTCGACTTCCCATTACACTGAGGAAGAAGTGCGACGGACACACTCCCAATCCCGCTCCAGGTCCCGGTCCGCATCAAGATCTCGCTCTCGTTCGCGCTCTCGGTCCCGATCCTGGGCTGGACGCAAGTCAGGAGGACGCTAG
- the LOC131984766 gene encoding fatty acid-binding protein, liver-like translates to MDFSGTWEVYTEENIEELLKIMGAPEMIVKMRKDVKPVWVIEQNGKDFTYSMKTPICTNIHSFTIGKESEIMAVNGKKFKCTVREENGKLITEAEKFTAVREIQGDEMVETITAGSVVATSRSKRVG, encoded by the exons ATGGACTTCAGCGGCACCTGGGAAGTTTATACTGAGGAAAACATCGAGGAGCTATTAAAAATCATGG GTGCTCctgaaatgattgtgaaaatGAGAAAGGATGTCAAACCGGTGTGGGTGATCGAGCAGAATGGAAAAGACTTCACCTACTCGATGAAGACTCCCATCTGCACCAACATCCACTCGTTCACCATCGGAAAGGAGTCCGAGATCATGGCTGTGAATGGCAAGAAGTTTAAG TGCACCGTCAGAGAAGAGAACGGGAAGCTGATCACTGAGGCTGAAAAGTTCACAGCTGTCCGAGAGATCCAAGGAGATGAAATGGTCGAG ACGATCACTGCTGGCTCTGTAGTTGCCACGAGCAGAAGCAAACGAGTCGGATGA